From the genome of Myripristis murdjan chromosome 22, fMyrMur1.1, whole genome shotgun sequence, one region includes:
- the mavs gene encoding mitochondrial antiviral-signaling protein, with product MSFASDKLYNGFLRRKMPFLASNVKTREIVPHLPCLTQTDREEIEAKRDSSGNYTGMQTLLDCLRKRQNWPEEFITALEACEHTDIAAEIRAEYNSLKGSNNPKPPSPPTTVIKAHVHPAPPAARPVATPEQNGNTQAAVSPPSEAPAPPQPTSQASPPPKATVQPEAHPSPATEAPKAASSSEPPPSLQTSPSTPPPSPETQSRQAATPPPTQKGINAHMEPEENSEVDLQQGSGDQDPISDKANAADREVSGLNSEVTTDAGPPVQQGDRAAPSSPHPVQTATREDRAPQSPAPAQASPAKTVGAAFTMSTPERSPVQETVPPVDKVVPAVLQPEEMSDPTAAQAINNTQQTESRRTPSPAAGADRTAAALIDDDVCLSKPGQLLSVAPNLHSPTILAPNSQQQPYSGNSDRLEISEPQLPCQENGVAAEPLHHNEPEENHYESVCQSSLGEQEVLVNVVQVAEEPSIQNQDGQIFRPSAQILNGQATTKPGSAPPPGGPSGDNCHLAASALHESEVKTSPTSMSDNTKYYLTAAGVGVCALMMAWKFKK from the exons ATGTCGTTCGCCAGCGATAAACTGTACAACGGCTTCTTGAGGCGGAAGATGCCTTTCCTGGCGAGCAACGTCAAAACGAGAGAAATTGTGCCCCACCTGCCTTGCCTGACTCAGACTGACAGG GAGGAAATAGAGGCGAAAAGAGACAGTAGCGGGAATTACACTGGCATGCAGACACTCCTGGACTGTCTGCGGAAGAGGCAGAACTGGCCGGAGGAATTCATCACAGCGCTGGAGGCATGCGAGCATACCGATATAGCCGCTGAGATCAGAGCCGAGTACAACTCTCTGAAAGGCTCCAACA ATCCCAAACCACCGTCTCCTCCGACCACCGTCATCAAGGCACATGTCCATCCAGCACCTCCTGCCGCTCGCCCGGTGGCCACTCCAGAGCAGAATGGCAACACTCAAGCTGCTGTTTCTCCCCCATCTGAGGCACCAGCTCCTCCGCAACCCACCTCCCAGGCCTCACCCCCTCCAAAAGCCACTGTGCAGCCAGAAGCACATCCAAGCCCGGCCACTGAAGCTCCCAAGGCTGCATCCTCCTCAGAACCTCCACCGTCACTCCAAACCTCTCCATCAacacctcctccttctcctgaaACCCAAAGCCGTCAGGCCGCCACACCACCACCGACACAAAAAGGGATTAACGCTCACATGGAGCCAGAGGAAAACTCGGAGGTGGATCTCCAGCAGGGCTCCGGTGACCAGGATCCAATTTCTGACAAAGCAAACgcagcagacagagaggtgTCGGGGCTCAACTCTGAGGTGACCACTGATGCAGGACCTCCCGTCCAGCAGGGTGACAGAGCTGCTCCATCCTCGCCTCATCCTGTCCAAACGGCAACCAGAGAAGACAGAGCACCACAGAGTCCGGCTCCTGCTCAGGCAAGCCCGGCTAAGACAGTTGGAGCTGCTTTCACCATGAGCACCCCAGAGAGGTCACCAGTCCAGGAAACAGTCCCACCTGTGGACAAAGTAGTTcctgctgtcctgcagcctGAAGAAATGTCTGATCCCACGGCCGCACAG GCCATCAACAACACTCAGCAGACAGAAAGCAGACGCACACCCTCCCCAGCGGCTGGTGCTGACAGGACGGCCGCCGCTCTCATCGATGACGACGTGTGCCTGAGCAAGCCTGGCCAACTGCTCAGCGTCGCACCAAATCTTCACAGTCCCACCATCCTTGCACCCAATTCCCAACAGCAACCCTACTCAGGGAACAGTGACCGTCTCGAAATAAGTGAGCCTCAGCTGCCATGCCAAGAGAACGGCGTGGCGGCGGAGCCCCTGCACCACAACGAACCGGAGGAGAACCACTACGAGTCCGTCTGCCAGAGCTCCTTGGGGGAGCAGGAGGTGCTGGTGAACGTGGTTCAGGTGGCCGAGGAGCCGTCCATCCAGAATCAAGACGGCCAAATCTTCAGACCATCCGCTCAAATCCTCAACGGCCAGGCCACCACAAAACCCGGTTCTGCACCACCACCTGGTGGCCCCTCCGGCGACAACTGCCACCTCGCTGCGTCTGCACTGCATGAGTCAGAGGTCAAGACGTCTCCCACCAGCATGTCAGATAATACAAAGTACTATCTGACAGCTGCCGGGGTGGGTGTCTGTGCACTGATGATGGCGTGGAAGTTCAAGAAGTAA
- the pank2 gene encoding pantothenate kinase 2, mitochondrial, with translation MAYNGHQREDEASDDGETPTKQLRSVKEMPGYLRNDTENEAATPGGSATSDRPTSNSTARHRMDSGKKSRPPFPWFGMDIGGTLVKLVYFEPKDITAEEEQEEVENLKSIRRYLTSNIAYGKTGIRDVHLELQDLTMCGRTGNLHFIRFPTHDLPAFLQMGRNKHFSSLHTTLCATGGGAYKFESDFRTMADLQLHKLDELDCLIRGVLYIDSVVSSGPSECYYFENPTDPERCVQRPYTLENPYPLLLVNIGSGVSILAVYSENNYKRVTGTSLGGGTFLGLCCLLTGCSTFEEALEMASQGESTRVDKLVRDIYGGDYERFGLPGWAVASSFGNMMFKEKRESVSKEDLARATLVTITNNIGSITRMCALNEKIERVVFVGNFLRVNTLSMKLLAYAMDYWSKGQLKALFLRHEGYFGAVGALLELLNPS, from the exons ATGGCGTACAATGGCCACCAGCGCGAAGATGAAGCCTCCGACGACGGTGAAACGCCCACGAAGCAGCTGCGGTCCGTGAAGGAGATGCCCGGTTACTTGAGAAACGACACCGAAAATGAGGCAGCCACGCCCGGTGGAAGCGCCACGTCCGACCGGCCGACCTCCAACTCGACCGCGAGGCATCGGATGGACTCCGGGAAGAAAAGCAGGCCGC CATTTCCTTGGTTTGGGATGGACATTGGAGGCACTCTGGTGAAGCTGGTCTACTTTGAACCTAAAGacatcacagcagaggaggagcaggaggaggtggagaaccTGAAGAGCATCCGTAGGTACCTGACCTCCAACATTGCCTACGGTAAAACGGGCATCAGGGACGTGCACCTGGAGCTGCAGGACCTGACCATGTGCGGCAGGACGGGCAACCTGCACTTCATCCGCTTCCCCACGCACGACCTGCCGGCCTTCTTGCAGATGGGCCGCAACAAGCACTTCTCCAGCCTCCACACCACCCTCTGCGCCACCGGAGGCGGGGCGTACAAGTTTGAGTCTGACTTCCGCACG ATGGCTGACCTGCAGCTtcacaagctggacgagctggACTGTTTGATCCGCGGGGTGCTGTACATCGACTCGGTGGTGTCCAGCGGCCCGTCGGAGTGCTACTACTTTGAAAACCCCACAGACCCGGAGCGCTGCGTCCAGAGGCCCTACACACTGGAGAACCCCTACCCTCTGCTGCTGGTCAACATAGGGTCCGGGGTCAGCATCCTGGCCGTCTACTCTGAGAACAACTACAAACGAGTCACTGGGACCAG ccTCGGCGGTGGGACCTTCCTGGGCCTGTGTTGCCTCTTGACTGGTTGCTCTACTTTTGAGGAAGCCTTGGAGATGGCTTCTCAGGGGGAGAGCACCCGCGTGGACAAACTTGTGCGGGACATCTATGGTGGAGACTACGAGCGGTTTGGGCTGCCGGGCTGGGCTGTGGCCTCAAG TTTTGGCAACATGATGTTCAAAGAGAAAAGGGAGTCGGTATCCAAAGAGGACCTGGCCAGAGCAACGCTGGTCACCATCACCAACAACATCGGCTCCATCACCAGGATGTGTGCGCTCAACGAG AAAATTGAGAGAGTGGTGTTTGTGGGCAACTTCCTGCGGGTGAACACCCTCTCCATGAAGCTGCTGGCCTACGCCATGGACTACTGGTCCAAAGGCCAGCTGAAGGCCCTTTTCCTCCGGCATGAG GGATACTTCGGTGCAGTCGGAGCCCTGCTGGAGCTTCTGAATCCATCCTAA